CCGCATCTCCCCCTCTCCCCCTCTCCGCGTCTCCTCCTCTCTCCCCCGCTGCGGTCTCTGCGGTGAGACCCCTACACCTGACCGCCGAAGAACACTCCATGCTGGCGGGCGAGCAGGGGCCGGGGGTGCAGCGCGCTCTGGAGATGGTGGTGGCGCTGGCGCGCATCTACGGCGCGGCCCGCCTGGTGCCTATCAAGAGTGCCCAGGTTGCCGGCGTCAGTTATGCCAACATAGGCGATGCCGGGCTGGAGTTCCTGCGCCAGTGGGCCGACGAAGGGGCACGCGCCCGTGTCCCCGCCCTGCTCAACCCGGCGGGCATGGACCTGCGCGCCTGGCGGGAGATGGGCACGCCGGAGGAGTTCGCCGCCAAGCAGCAGGCCATCGTCGCGGCCTACGCTCGCCTGGGTGTGCAGCTCACCTGCACCTGCGCTCCCTATCTGTTGGAGGAGAGTCCCCGCCTGGGCGACCACCTGGCGTGGAGCGAGTCTTCGGCGGTGGCCTACGCCAACTCCGTGCTCGGAGCCCGCACCAACCGCGAGGGCGGTCCGGGCGCGCTAGCCGCCGCCATTGTGGGCCGCACCGGCGACTACGGCCTGCACCGGGACGAGGCCCGCCTGCCGGTAGAGGCCTACGAGGTCACCGCCCCGCTGGAGACTGCCGCCGACTGGGGGGCCCTCGGAGCGGCGATCGGGCGAAGCTGCCGTGGGGTGCCCTGGATCGTCCTTTCGGGCAAGGCGGCCGAGTCCGTCTCCCGGCTCGACCCGGCCCGGCTGCGGGATGGCCTGCGCTCCCTGGGCGCCGCCGCCGCGGCCGCGGGGAGCGTGGCCCTCTTCCACGTCGCCGGCCTGACAGCCGAGGCTCGAGCCGGAATGGTGCATCCTCCGGACGTCCATCCGGCCTCCATTCTGTCGCTCGAGCCTGTCTATGGCTCCCTCGACGGGCAAGCTACTCACCTGGACCTGGTGGCCACCGGGTGCCCGCACGCCTCTCTGGAACAACTGGAGGAGGTGGCCCGCTACCTCGAGAGGCGCCGCCTGACCGTCCCTCTGTGGCTCATGGTAGGCAGGGCCGTGGCCGATCGCGCCCGGGAGACCGGTCTGGCGGCCAAGCTGGAAGCTGCCGGCGCCCGCTTGGTCTCCGATACCTGCGTGGTGGTAGCGCCCCTGAGGAGCATGGGAATCACCGCCGTGGCCACCGACTCGGCCAAGGCGGCCTGCTATCTGCCCTGCCACCAGGGGGTGGCGGTGCGCTTCGGGACCCTGGAGCGCTGCCTGGAGGCAGCCGTGCGGGGACGGTGGGAATGAGCCGCACGCTTCGCGGTCGGGCAATCAAGGAGGGCAGGGCCGAGGGCGTCGCCCTGGTGTCGCCAGAGCCCATCGGCTTCTTCGGCGGGGTGGACCCGGAGACGGGGGTGGTGCGCGAGAAGGGGCATCCGCTAGAAGGGGAGAGCATCGCCGGCCGGGTGCTGGTCTTCCCTCGGGGCAAGGGCAGCACGGTGGGCTCCTACGTCATCTACGCCCTGGCGCGCAACGGAGTAGCGCCCGTCGGCATGGTCCTGGAGGACTGCGAGCCCATCGTGGCGCTGGGGGCCATCATGGCCGACATTCCGGTGGTGGACGGGGTTAACACCGAGGGTATCCGCACTGGCGACCGAATACGCATCGAGGGAGATAGGGTAACCATTGGCTGAGCTGGCCTTCCTCAAGCTGGGCGGGTCCCTTATCACCGACAAGACCCGACCCCTCACCGCCCGCGCCGACATCATCGCCCGATGCGCCCGGGAGATCGCCTCCGCCTGGGAGCGGGGCCTGCAGCTGGTAGTGGGCCACGGATCGGGCTCCTACGGGCACGCCGTGGCCCGCCAGTACGGCACCCGCCAGGGCGTCCGCGGGCCGGAGCACTGGTACGGCTACGCCCGGGTAGCCGACGCCGCCCGCCGGCTCAACTGCCTGGTGGTTCAGGCCCTGCTCGAGGAGGAGCTGCCGGCTGTGTCCGTTCCTCCGTCGGCCACGGCGTGGGCCCGAGCGGGGGAATTGCTGCGCATGGACGTCGAGACCATATCCGCCCTCCTGAGTCGGGGGGCGCTGCCAGTGGTCCACGGGGATGTGGCTCTGGACGAGGAGTGGGGCGGGACCATCGTCTCCACCGAGCAGGTGTTGATCTATCTGGCCGCGCCACTGCGCCCGGCGCGCATGGTCCTGGCAGGCGCGGTAGCCGGTGTCTACAGCGCCGATCCCAACCTCGATCCCGGGGCCACTCTCTACTCCCAGGTGACGTCGGCCAACTACGAGGAGGTCCTGCGTCACCTGGGAGGGGCGCGCGGCGCCGACGTGACCGGCGGCATGGCCGACAAGGTGCGTCGGATGTACGACCTGGCCGCCCGCCAACCCGGCCTCACCATCCAGTTGGTGAGCGGCCTGCAGCCCGGCCTGCTCGAACGTACCCTCCTGGGGCGTGCTCTCGATGAAGGGACTAGGATAGAACGCTGATCAGGCACTTGTGTGCCCAAGGTCGCCCTCGACCGAGGTCGGGGCTATCGAGCCTGCGGCTGACCGTCCGCCTGCGCGGACGGATGTCGCGTCCCCGCAGGGGGACGCCCGGCGCAGTAGCGCCCTATAGGCCCGACTTCAGTCGAGGAGCTATCGAATGTCCAGCCCCTTCAGGAAGCTGACGGCGGCGCGGATGTCGCGCTCAGGGTCGTCGCCCACCTCGCGCTCTACCGTCAAGTAACCGTCGAAGCCCACCTGGCGCAGGGCTCTCAGGTAGGTGGGGAAGTCCACGCTGCCCTCGCCCAGTGGCACCTCCTCCTTGCGTCCGTCCGGATGTCGAACGGCGTCCTTGGCGTGGGTGTGCACGATCCAGGGAGCCAGGATCCCGACACCCGCCAGGTGATCGAAGCCATTCATCACCAGGTTCGCCGGGTCGTAATTCACCGCCAGGCCGGGGCTGTCCACCTCTCGCAGAAACTGGGCCAGCGCCGCCGGTGACTCCGGGCCCGTCTCCGTGGCCAGCTTGACGCCGCGCTCACCAGCATAGCCGCCGACGTCGCTCAGGGCCTCCGCCATGGCGGCCCGAGCGGGATCGTCAGGGTCCTCAGGCACCACCCCGATGTGGGTGGTGATGACACCCACCTCCAGGTCGTTGGCCAGGTCTACCACCTTCTTCATGGATGGGACCAGCCATCCTAGCTGCTTGGCCTGGGCGTAGCTCCTGCCATAGTCGGCGCACAGTGCGGAGATCTCCAACCCCAGCCGGCCTAGCTCCTGGCGCAGCCGGCGGCGGCCCTCGGCGTCCAGCTCGTCCGGCGATAGCTCGCCCCGCTCATTGCGTAGCTGCACCCCATCCGCTCCGACATCGGCTGCCTTGGCTAGAGCCTCATAGGCGGGCACACGGAAAGACGACATGATCACACCGATCTTCACCTTGCACCTCCGGGGCCGCAGCCGGGCACCTGGCTGCGTTTCAGATGAGGGGTGCGACCCCCAGCGAGAAGAGAGCCATGGGGAAAGGCGCCGGGCGTGACGGCACCAGCACGGAGATGACCAGCCCGACAGCCATGCTGATGATGACCAGGATGCTAATGACGTAGAAGATGATGGCGCGCTTGCTGATGCCGGAGGGCTTCTGCTTGCTGCGTTTTGGCTTACGAACCATGATTCCTCTCTAGAAGGGACAGCGGATACGCGTCCGGCTCAGGGGCGGTAGTGCTCGAAGCGGTCCATGTCCACCACGAGGGCAGCAGTGCGGACCTCAGGCTGTTGCTCCCGGACCACGCCCAGCAATCCCGAGCGGCCAGCGCTCTCGGGAGCCGGTGCATTCTCCCTGATGATCTCCAGCACCTGGTCCACCTGCTCGTCCTGCACGCCGATCAGCAGAGTAGCGCTCTTGCGGCGCAGGAAGCCACCCATGCTGCTCATGATGGTCACGCGGAACCCCTGCTCCTTGAGGGCGTCAGCGATGGAATCGGCGCCTTCACTGGTCGTCACCGCCAGGACAACTTTCATCAACCCCCCTCAATGGCCTATGTGGAGCCAAGCCCGGGGCGGGAAAATGGCACTGCCCCCGGGGTTCACCGATGCCGCCCTGAATCCGGTATAGGTGCACTGCTGCCTGGGTAGCCCATCGGCCTCACACCAGGCTCAACTCCCGCTCCCGGACCACCTCCAGCGCCACCAGCCGCATACGCCGCTCCAGCGTGTGCAGCTGAGCCGGCAGAACTTTGACAGTCAACTCGAAGGACACCGCCTTGGCGGTGAAATCCACCGGACCCACTACCAACGGAGGCTCCAGGAAACCGCCGAACAGTCCCTCCTGGAGGGTGAGCCGGTCGGCCATCGCCTCCAGCGCCCGCTGGATCTCGCGTAAGTCGTGATCCAGGGCGAAGGTCAGCCGCAAGACCCCTCTAGACCACTCCCTCGTCAGGTTGGACATCACGGTGATGGCGCTGTTGGGCACCACGTGCACCTGGCCCTGCTGGTCTCGCAGCCAGACGGTCCGCATGGTGATGCGCTCCACCGTTCCCGTGACTCCAGCGGCGCGAATCACATCGCCCAGGGAGAACTGCCCCTCTGCCAGGATGAAGACGCCGGCGACGAAGTCGCGTACCAGAGCCTGCGAACCAACCGCGATCGCCAAGCCGGTGATGCCGGCACTGGCGAGCAAAGGGCCGACTGGGATGTTCAGGGCGCTGAGTATGCTCAGGGTGGCAGCAGCGACGATCACTGCTCCCAGCACCGCCCGAACCGCCCGTGCCAACGTGCGGGCCCGTTCCCGTCGGTCGTCCGAGTCGAACGGCACCCGCATCACCAGCCGCTCAAGCCACGTCTGCACGGCGTACCAGGTGACTCCGGCGACCATAAGGATGACGGTGATGCGTAGCCCTGTGGTCAGCCACCAGGCCGCTATGCCGCGCATCACAGTCTGGGCCTCCTGTGCCATGTGCCTCCGTACCGACCGTGGTTGTCAGCGGTCGGGCGCCACTATACACTGCCACTCGATCCGAGTCAACGACGCGCCGGATTGACACACACGCCAGGAGGTAGGAATGAACGACGCACGGCCGGTGCTTCAGACCATACTGGCGCGCCGCTCCATCCGCCGCTATACGGGCGAGGCGGTGAGTCGAGATCAGATCGAGGCTATGCTGGATGCGGCCATGGCTGCTCCCTCGGGCAACGGCGTCCGCCCCTGGGTGATCGTGGTG
This genomic stretch from Anaerolineae bacterium harbors:
- a CDS encoding mechanosensitive ion channel, which gives rise to MRGIAAWWLTTGLRITVILMVAGVTWYAVQTWLERLVMRVPFDSDDRRERARTLARAVRAVLGAVIVAAATLSILSALNIPVGPLLASAGITGLAIAVGSQALVRDFVAGVFILAEGQFSLGDVIRAAGVTGTVERITMRTVWLRDQQGQVHVVPNSAITVMSNLTREWSRGVLRLTFALDHDLREIQRALEAMADRLTLQEGLFGGFLEPPLVVGPVDFTAKAVSFELTVKVLPAQLHTLERRMRLVALEVVRERELSLV
- a CDS encoding DUF126 domain-containing protein, giving the protein MSRTLRGRAIKEGRAEGVALVSPEPIGFFGGVDPETGVVREKGHPLEGESIAGRVLVFPRGKGSTVGSYVIYALARNGVAPVGMVLEDCEPIVALGAIMADIPVVDGVNTEGIRTGDRIRIEGDRVTIG
- a CDS encoding isopentenyl phosphate kinase family protein translates to MAELAFLKLGGSLITDKTRPLTARADIIARCAREIASAWERGLQLVVGHGSGSYGHAVARQYGTRQGVRGPEHWYGYARVADAARRLNCLVVQALLEEELPAVSVPPSATAWARAGELLRMDVETISALLSRGALPVVHGDVALDEEWGGTIVSTEQVLIYLAAPLRPARMVLAGAVAGVYSADPNLDPGATLYSQVTSANYEEVLRHLGGARGADVTGGMADKVRRMYDLAARQPGLTIQLVSGLQPGLLERTLLGRALDEGTRIER
- a CDS encoding DUF521 domain-containing protein, yielding MLAGEQGPGVQRALEMVVALARIYGAARLVPIKSAQVAGVSYANIGDAGLEFLRQWADEGARARVPALLNPAGMDLRAWREMGTPEEFAAKQQAIVAAYARLGVQLTCTCAPYLLEESPRLGDHLAWSESSAVAYANSVLGARTNREGGPGALAAAIVGRTGDYGLHRDEARLPVEAYEVTAPLETAADWGALGAAIGRSCRGVPWIVLSGKAAESVSRLDPARLRDGLRSLGAAAAAAGSVALFHVAGLTAEARAGMVHPPDVHPASILSLEPVYGSLDGQATHLDLVATGCPHASLEQLEEVARYLERRRLTVPLWLMVGRAVADRARETGLAAKLEAAGARLVSDTCVVVAPLRSMGITAVATDSAKAACYLPCHQGVAVRFGTLERCLEAAVRGRWE
- a CDS encoding sugar phosphate isomerase/epimerase, whose translation is MSSFRVPAYEALAKAADVGADGVQLRNERGELSPDELDAEGRRRLRQELGRLGLEISALCADYGRSYAQAKQLGWLVPSMKKVVDLANDLEVGVITTHIGVVPEDPDDPARAAMAEALSDVGGYAGERGVKLATETGPESPAALAQFLREVDSPGLAVNYDPANLVMNGFDHLAGVGILAPWIVHTHAKDAVRHPDGRKEEVPLGEGSVDFPTYLRALRQVGFDGYLTVEREVGDDPERDIRAAVSFLKGLDIR